In one Myxococcales bacterium genomic region, the following are encoded:
- the glmU gene encoding bifunctional UDP-N-acetylglucosamine diphosphorylase/glucosamine-1-phosphate N-acetyltransferase GlmU, translating into MSSAEPLRARTAAIILAAGQGTRMKSATLPKAMFPLAGRPLIYFPVAAALGAGAHEVVVVVGHGRAEVERYLAATFGERVKTAVQAQQLGTGDAAKAGMTQVGTDVANVVIFVGDVPLITEQDIARVLAGLEASPAPNMVLATCTVDAPAGYGRILRDGQGRVVAIKEDRDLKTPEERAIREINPAIYAAPRAPLAEALLGLTTNNAQGEYYLTDVVSTFAKAGRVIAPVESPADVLAGVNDRAQLAEAEAQLYARIHREHRLAGATLKEGARVDHGVVLGRDVVVETGCVLRGATRVGDGATLDVGCVLTDVVVEAGAVLKPYSVATGSTIGARAQVGPFSHMRPDSELGEEAHIGNFVEMKKTKLGKGAKANHLAYLGDGVVGAGANIGAGTIFCNYDGFKKHTTTIEEGAFIGSDSQLVAPVRVGRGAYVATGTTVTKDVPDGALAISRVKQENKEGYAERLKARLKAASGK; encoded by the coding sequence ATGTCGTCTGCCGAGCCCCTCCGCGCCCGTACGGCCGCCATCATTCTCGCCGCCGGCCAAGGCACTCGCATGAAGAGCGCCACGCTGCCCAAGGCCATGTTTCCGTTGGCCGGCCGGCCGCTGATCTACTTTCCCGTGGCCGCCGCGCTCGGGGCCGGCGCCCACGAGGTCGTGGTCGTCGTCGGCCATGGCCGCGCCGAGGTGGAGCGCTACCTCGCCGCCACCTTTGGCGAACGCGTGAAGACCGCGGTTCAAGCCCAACAACTGGGCACCGGCGACGCCGCCAAGGCGGGCATGACCCAGGTCGGTACCGACGTCGCGAACGTCGTCATCTTCGTCGGCGATGTGCCGCTCATCACCGAGCAAGACATCGCGCGCGTCCTCGCCGGCCTCGAGGCCTCGCCGGCCCCAAACATGGTGCTCGCGACGTGCACCGTCGACGCGCCCGCGGGCTATGGCCGCATCCTTCGCGACGGCCAGGGTCGCGTCGTGGCCATCAAAGAGGATCGTGATCTCAAGACCCCGGAAGAGCGCGCCATCCGCGAGATCAACCCGGCCATCTACGCCGCGCCGCGAGCCCCGCTCGCCGAAGCGCTCCTCGGCCTCACGACGAACAACGCGCAAGGCGAGTACTACCTGACCGACGTCGTCTCCACGTTCGCAAAGGCGGGCCGCGTCATCGCGCCGGTGGAGTCACCGGCGGACGTCTTGGCGGGCGTCAACGATCGAGCTCAGCTCGCGGAAGCCGAGGCGCAGCTTTATGCGCGCATCCATCGAGAGCATCGCCTCGCCGGCGCCACGCTCAAAGAGGGAGCGCGCGTGGACCACGGCGTCGTCCTCGGGCGCGACGTAGTCGTCGAGACGGGCTGCGTCCTGCGCGGCGCGACGCGCGTCGGCGACGGCGCGACGCTCGATGTCGGGTGCGTGCTCACCGACGTGGTCGTTGAGGCCGGCGCGGTGCTCAAGCCCTACAGCGTGGCGACCGGCTCAACGATCGGCGCGCGCGCCCAAGTGGGACCGTTTTCGCATATGCGACCCGACAGTGAGCTCGGCGAAGAGGCGCACATCGGAAACTTCGTCGAGATGAAGAAGACGAAGCTCGGCAAGGGGGCCAAGGCCAACCACCTCGCCTACCTCGGTGACGGCGTCGTCGGCGCGGGGGCCAACATCGGCGCGGGGACCATCTTCTGCAACTACGACGGCTTCAAGAAGCACACGACCACCATCGAGGAGGGCGCCTTCATCGGCAGCGACTCGCAGCTCGTGGCGCCCGTTCGCGTCGGCCGCGGCGCCTACGTCGCGACGGGCACCACGGTCACGAAGGACGTCCCCGACGGGGCCCTGGCCATCTCCCGCGTGAAGCAGGAGAACAAAGAGGGCTACGCCGAGCGGCTGAAGGCGCGCCTCAAGGCGGCGAGCGGCAAGTAA
- a CDS encoding HAMP domain-containing histidine kinase → MDRVLDDASPRRPALGSVAALEDSRRAAERRVRIVASEFLRARPVIVLPFLLFAVATFAWFGVERRQLAGLSCLGTIAIAFFFLERARAARQLVDGRALERSLFATLTALGLACTFTGGLASPVLPMLFAPLGVGFAAFGASPFSRRLLAYLGAFVALFLVAPLESFTVPDVPRRWVLAAAVLDASLLLRVGVASLTAAHARAGEALLLAGDEVARAAESRTRDLEELGSRVAHELKNPLAAIRALVDVMRETRDDRFDRRLEVTRGEVARLQEIIDGYGAMTRPSTALERTPACVGELLAGLVAILEARAERASVSLRGVPSDGVTFHLDERRFREAVVNLVLNALDATPAGGTVTLSHTVDAGGTLSVVVEDTGCGMDEATLAKVGTPFFSRRTGGTGLGVAMARRVAEQHGGGLEFASRVGQGTTATLRIPRNGA, encoded by the coding sequence TTGGACCGGGTGTTGGACGACGCGTCACCAAGACGCCCCGCGCTGGGGAGCGTCGCTGCGCTGGAGGATTCGCGCCGGGCCGCCGAGCGCCGCGTCCGCATCGTGGCGTCGGAGTTTCTGAGAGCGCGCCCAGTCATCGTCCTCCCATTCCTGCTGTTCGCCGTGGCGACGTTCGCTTGGTTCGGCGTCGAGCGGCGCCAGCTCGCAGGGCTCTCATGCCTGGGCACCATCGCCATCGCGTTCTTCTTCCTCGAACGAGCCCGTGCCGCGCGGCAGTTGGTCGACGGCAGGGCTCTTGAGCGCTCGCTCTTCGCGACCCTCACGGCGCTGGGCCTGGCCTGCACCTTCACGGGGGGCCTCGCGAGCCCTGTATTGCCGATGCTCTTCGCCCCCTTGGGCGTCGGCTTCGCGGCGTTCGGCGCATCGCCCTTCAGCCGCCGGCTCCTCGCCTACCTGGGCGCGTTCGTGGCGCTATTTCTCGTAGCGCCGCTCGAGTCGTTCACGGTCCCCGACGTGCCGCGACGCTGGGTCCTCGCCGCCGCGGTCCTCGACGCGAGCTTGCTCTTGCGTGTGGGCGTCGCGAGCCTCACGGCCGCCCACGCGCGAGCCGGCGAGGCGCTCTTGCTCGCGGGCGATGAAGTGGCTCGCGCCGCCGAGAGCCGCACGCGTGACCTCGAAGAGCTGGGCTCGCGCGTAGCGCATGAACTGAAGAACCCTTTGGCGGCCATTCGGGCGCTGGTGGACGTCATGCGCGAGACGCGTGACGACCGCTTCGATCGACGCCTGGAGGTGACGCGGGGAGAGGTCGCACGCCTTCAGGAGATCATCGACGGTTACGGCGCGATGACGCGCCCGAGCACCGCGCTCGAACGAACCCCCGCATGCGTAGGCGAGTTGCTGGCGGGCCTCGTGGCGATCCTCGAGGCTCGCGCAGAGCGCGCGAGCGTCTCGCTGAGAGGCGTGCCCTCCGACGGCGTCACCTTCCACCTCGACGAGCGACGCTTCCGCGAGGCCGTCGTGAACCTTGTGCTCAATGCGCTCGACGCGACGCCAGCGGGCGGGACCGTGACGCTCTCGCACACGGTCGACGCCGGGGGGACGCTTTCCGTCGTGGTGGAGGACACGGGCTGCGGCATGGATGAGGCGACGCTCGCGAAGGTGGGGACGCCCTTTTTCTCGCGGCGCACGGGAGGCACAGGGCTGGGCGTCGCCATGGCTCGACGCGTAGCGGAACAACACGGCGGAGGGCTCGAGTTCGCGAGCCGCGTGGGACAAGGCACGACGGCGACGCTGAGGATTCCTCGAAACGGCGCGTAG
- a CDS encoding outer membrane protein transport protein: protein MKRSRTLGTGLRSLALFSLVFALPKAAQAGGLYLSERGVRPLGRGGAMVAGADDLHATWMNPAGLADAKSSAMLDLSMMILSADYARQTSVVDGSGAVRTVGSPTVSGSTLPVPIPLIGGSLNFGPSKEYTAAISVYAPNSPIVSWPAELGGAPSPQRYMVLSLEGSALAIVGGYFAWKPVEEIRIGAGLQALVGSFVAKTVFNANPGDRLLGAPEDPNYDATAQLKVGPIFAPSANFGATVVPDKHVHLGLSVQLPFLVRSPGTLSVRLPSAPVFDNARQEGKDVRVKFNLPFILRAGVEVRPDDDLRIEAAYVREFWSSHRSIDLEPENIKLIGVTGFPSPFSVAGISLPKGYQDTHSFRLGGERRFALSESEKTISGRLGVMYEPTAIPKEYLSAVGLDADKVIVGLGGSFHLSEAWRFDAVVSQVFAGEVSVDPATAKIPRVNPVKGNPTESEAVNGGTYKFGATVLGVAGNYRF, encoded by the coding sequence GTGAAGCGAAGCCGGACTCTCGGGACCGGGCTCCGGTCCCTTGCGCTGTTCAGTCTCGTGTTTGCTTTGCCAAAGGCGGCGCAGGCGGGCGGTCTGTACTTGAGCGAGCGCGGGGTTCGCCCGCTCGGGCGCGGCGGCGCGATGGTGGCCGGTGCCGACGACCTCCACGCGACTTGGATGAACCCCGCTGGGCTCGCCGACGCAAAGTCGAGCGCGATGCTCGACCTGTCGATGATGATCCTGTCGGCTGACTACGCGCGGCAGACGAGCGTCGTCGACGGCAGCGGCGCCGTTCGCACCGTCGGCTCGCCCACGGTGAGTGGTTCCACCTTGCCGGTGCCCATTCCGCTCATCGGCGGCAGCCTCAACTTTGGTCCGTCGAAGGAATACACGGCGGCCATCTCGGTCTACGCGCCCAACAGCCCCATCGTGAGCTGGCCCGCAGAGCTCGGCGGCGCTCCCTCGCCGCAGCGGTACATGGTCCTGTCGTTGGAGGGCTCGGCGCTCGCCATCGTCGGGGGGTATTTCGCGTGGAAGCCCGTGGAGGAGATCCGCATCGGCGCGGGCCTCCAGGCGCTCGTCGGCTCCTTCGTCGCGAAGACGGTCTTCAACGCCAACCCCGGCGACCGGCTGCTCGGCGCACCGGAAGATCCGAACTACGACGCCACGGCGCAGCTCAAGGTCGGGCCCATCTTCGCTCCGAGCGCGAACTTTGGCGCCACCGTCGTGCCCGACAAGCACGTGCACCTCGGTCTCTCGGTGCAGTTGCCGTTCCTCGTGCGCTCGCCGGGGACGTTGTCCGTTCGCTTGCCGAGCGCGCCCGTCTTCGACAACGCGCGCCAAGAAGGCAAGGACGTACGCGTGAAGTTTAACCTTCCGTTCATTCTTCGCGCCGGCGTTGAGGTAAGGCCCGACGACGACCTTCGCATCGAGGCGGCTTACGTCCGCGAGTTCTGGTCGAGCCATCGCTCCATCGACCTCGAACCGGAGAACATCAAGCTCATCGGCGTCACGGGCTTTCCGAGCCCCTTCAGCGTCGCGGGCATTTCGCTCCCAAAGGGATACCAAGACACGCACTCGTTCCGCCTCGGCGGCGAACGGCGCTTCGCGCTCTCGGAGTCGGAGAAAACGATCTCGGGCCGTCTCGGCGTGATGTACGAGCCAACGGCGATCCCGAAGGAGTACCTTTCGGCGGTCGGCCTCGATGCCGACAAGGTCATCGTCGGCCTCGGCGGGAGCTTTCACCTCAGCGAGGCATGGCGCTTCGACGCCGTCGTGTCGCAGGTCTTCGCGGGCGAGGTGTCGGTTGATCCGGCGACGGCGAAGATCCCGCGCGTGAATCCCGTGAAGGGAAACCCGACGGAGTCGGAGGCCGTGAACGGCGGCACCTACAAGTTTGGCGCGACGGTGCTCGGCGTGGCCGGCAACTACCGTTTCTAG
- a CDS encoding DUF2239 family protein — MDTPRSYASFASKVRIASGDLVSVLTKTKARIDEGEEGPILIFENETGRQVDFDFSGTVGEVIERVAPARAQVGPGRPKLGVVSREVSLLPAHWEWLEAQPQGISGALRRLVQEARRDASGAEQERRAREAAGRFMWSLAGDLPGFEEASRALYAKDDRALARLTARWPADVREHVLRLAGIEPAARKATTTSARPTAAVAKPSSKRSSKKPSKKAGAATKKTRRRS; from the coding sequence ATGGACACGCCTCGCAGCTACGCTTCCTTCGCCAGCAAGGTTCGCATCGCCTCCGGCGACTTGGTCTCGGTGCTCACCAAGACCAAGGCGCGCATCGACGAAGGGGAGGAGGGGCCCATCCTCATCTTCGAGAACGAGACCGGCCGGCAGGTTGACTTCGACTTTTCCGGCACCGTCGGCGAGGTCATCGAAAGGGTCGCACCCGCTCGCGCGCAGGTCGGCCCGGGCCGCCCCAAGCTCGGGGTCGTCTCCCGCGAGGTGTCGCTCTTGCCAGCCCACTGGGAGTGGCTCGAGGCCCAGCCGCAGGGGATCTCGGGCGCGCTGCGGCGCCTCGTCCAAGAGGCTCGCCGTGACGCGTCAGGGGCGGAGCAGGAGCGGCGCGCTCGCGAAGCGGCGGGCCGCTTCATGTGGTCCCTCGCCGGCGACTTGCCGGGCTTCGAGGAGGCCTCGCGCGCTCTCTACGCCAAAGACGACCGAGCGCTCGCTCGCCTCACGGCGCGTTGGCCCGCCGACGTGCGGGAGCATGTCCTCCGACTCGCGGGGATAGAGCCTGCGGCGCGCAAGGCGACCACCACGAGCGCGCGGCCGACGGCGGCCGTGGCCAAACCGTCGTCCAAGAGGTCATCGAAGAAGCCATCCAAGAAGGCTGGCGCGGCGACGAAGAAGACTCGCCGCCGCTCGTAG
- a CDS encoding flippase-like domain-containing protein, translating into MPRGPLFRAHLLGQSLSAFAPAPTVWSETIKATLVAPFVGAGPAAAVGFVNQAATLMSNGLFTLPCALAILALQGASPWFWACVIHTVVLFASGLAVQAGARAPGLGGWLIKRFPRFEERAKAFSEHSRGIGVGARGPTAMLFVSRCLQMAQYGIAAHAVGIHVGALHVVASEGVHLVAMAVGVLVPGGLGTTEGAFSLAADLLNTTAARATATALLMRCTQLVWVLIGSSVALFTREPATAATS; encoded by the coding sequence ATTCCGCGCGGGCCGCTGTTTCGTGCGCACCTGCTCGGGCAGTCGCTCAGCGCCTTCGCGCCGGCGCCAACGGTGTGGAGCGAGACCATCAAGGCCACGCTCGTTGCGCCGTTCGTGGGCGCAGGACCGGCGGCCGCCGTTGGCTTCGTCAACCAGGCCGCCACCTTGATGTCGAACGGTCTGTTCACGCTTCCATGCGCGCTCGCGATCCTCGCGTTGCAGGGCGCGTCGCCCTGGTTCTGGGCGTGCGTCATCCATACCGTCGTGCTCTTTGCATCAGGCCTCGCCGTCCAAGCGGGGGCGCGCGCGCCTGGACTGGGCGGCTGGCTCATAAAGAGGTTCCCGCGCTTCGAGGAGCGCGCGAAGGCCTTCAGCGAGCACTCGCGTGGCATCGGCGTGGGGGCCCGCGGCCCGACGGCCATGTTGTTCGTGAGCCGATGCCTTCAGATGGCTCAATACGGGATCGCGGCGCACGCCGTCGGCATCCACGTTGGCGCGCTTCACGTCGTCGCCTCGGAGGGCGTGCACCTCGTCGCGATGGCCGTGGGCGTGCTGGTCCCAGGCGGGCTCGGCACGACGGAAGGCGCGTTCTCGCTCGCGGCAGACCTCCTCAACACCACCGCTGCGCGTGCGACGGCGACCGCGTTGCTCATGCGCTGCACGCAGCTCGTATGGGTGCTGATCGGCTCGAGCGTCGCGCTCTTCACGCGCGAACCGGCGACGGCCGCGACGAGCTGA
- a CDS encoding lamin tail domain-containing protein yields MSRPRKVGPSFVAAIPLLALFGVSAAMGCSGTREMDSEQAASALTVSPDLVISQVYGGGGNTGAQYTNDFVELFNRGGSSVSLSGKSLQYASSSGNFQSGANTVALPNATVAPGAYFLIQLGKGAATAAALPTPDHITTGTEALNIAGANGKLVVVDSAALLNCGTTGNCASGAWIDLVGYGTATQAEGTPAPAAGNTTAAVRKGAGCTDTGVNSADFESLAPNPRNSATTAVDCGNPPVDAGPAPDTGSPTPDGGTPSLVLLNEVKINPPGNTDSPWEYAEILCTPNASLDGYSFVAFEGDGDSATGSPGTADVVVDLSGQNCGANGLVYLKAAAGGAPALSAQTKVITVPFLDTGSSPFENATTSFVIVKSGSPLVQGTDYDTDNNGALELPGSGSVIDGVATFDQSDAAVDVTYAPRLTGNLLSDAATRVPGDETPMNLGSWYYGDLSGTTGDSVAYDPTRTGPNFPSDGQLTPGAPNVGTGPIISADGGIITPSDAGAPKSDAGKKDSGGAPVDEEDAGSAASGDGGKKDAGKASTTPSESGSATPPAASGCSATGGAETSGLLGYVGMALAALSALGRRRRKG; encoded by the coding sequence ATGTCGCGACCGCGTAAAGTTGGACCGTCGTTCGTTGCCGCCATCCCTCTCCTCGCGCTCTTCGGAGTCTCGGCAGCCATGGGCTGCTCCGGCACACGCGAGATGGACAGCGAGCAGGCGGCCTCGGCGCTGACCGTCTCCCCCGACCTCGTGATCAGCCAGGTCTACGGCGGCGGTGGCAACACGGGCGCGCAATACACCAACGACTTCGTCGAGCTGTTCAATCGCGGTGGCAGCTCCGTCTCGTTGTCGGGAAAGTCACTCCAGTACGCGTCGTCGTCCGGCAACTTCCAGAGCGGCGCAAACACCGTCGCGCTGCCGAACGCGACCGTGGCGCCCGGCGCGTACTTCTTGATCCAACTCGGCAAGGGCGCGGCCACCGCCGCGGCTCTCCCGACGCCGGACCACATCACGACGGGAACCGAAGCGCTGAACATCGCCGGCGCCAATGGCAAGCTCGTCGTCGTCGACTCCGCCGCCCTCCTGAACTGCGGCACCACGGGCAACTGCGCGAGCGGCGCCTGGATCGATCTCGTCGGCTACGGCACCGCCACGCAGGCCGAAGGCACGCCCGCTCCGGCCGCCGGCAACACAACGGCCGCCGTGCGCAAAGGTGCAGGCTGCACCGATACCGGCGTGAACAGCGCGGACTTCGAGTCGCTGGCGCCGAACCCGCGCAACAGCGCAACCACCGCCGTCGACTGCGGCAACCCACCCGTCGACGCGGGCCCCGCCCCCGACACGGGCTCGCCAACGCCTGACGGCGGGACGCCGTCGCTGGTGCTCCTCAACGAAGTGAAGATCAACCCGCCGGGCAACACCGACTCGCCGTGGGAGTACGCCGAGATTCTCTGCACGCCAAACGCGTCGCTCGACGGCTACTCCTTCGTCGCCTTCGAGGGCGACGGTGACTCGGCCACCGGCTCGCCGGGCACCGCCGACGTCGTCGTCGACCTCTCGGGACAGAACTGCGGAGCCAACGGCCTCGTTTACCTCAAGGCCGCCGCCGGCGGCGCTCCGGCGCTCTCGGCGCAGACGAAGGTGATCACGGTGCCCTTCCTCGACACCGGCTCGAGCCCCTTCGAGAACGCGACGACCTCCTTTGTCATCGTCAAGAGCGGCTCGCCGCTCGTTCAGGGTACCGACTACGACACCGACAACAACGGCGCCCTCGAGCTTCCCGGCTCGGGCTCCGTCATCGACGGCGTCGCGACCTTCGATCAGAGCGACGCCGCCGTCGACGTGACGTACGCGCCGCGCCTCACGGGCAACCTCCTGTCGGACGCCGCCACGCGCGTGCCCGGCGACGAGACGCCCATGAACCTCGGCTCTTGGTACTACGGCGATCTCAGCGGAACGACCGGCGACTCGGTGGCGTACGACCCGACGCGCACCGGCCCGAACTTCCCCAGCGACGGTCAGCTCACGCCGGGCGCTCCGAACGTGGGCACCGGCCCCATCATCTCCGCCGATGGCGGCATCATCACGCCGAGCGACGCCGGTGCGCCGAAGAGCGACGCTGGCAAGAAGGACTCGGGCGGAGCCCCCGTCGACGAAGAAGACGCAGGTTCGGCGGCCTCCGGCGACGGCGGAAAGAAGGACGCGGGCAAGGCCTCCACCACGCCCTCCGAGTCAGGCTCCGCTACGCCGCCCGCGGCCAGCGGCTGCTCCGCCACCGGCGGCGCCGAGACGTCGGGCCTCCTCGGCTACGTGGGCATGGCCCTCGCGGCGCTCTCGGCGCTGGGCCGTCGCCGCCGCAAGGGCTGA
- a CDS encoding helix-hairpin-helix domain-containing protein yields MRAHDQGEASASRGGLPAREPLALTTASPTVAARIAGALASFIGPKAALARVVGLVVALVVLGVMGRVLGAQPGPAAALMPATDAAAATLTRAELSAPPPTIAPTGTAPIAAAVAPADAGAFAATASASVPASLGEDAGAPLVDLNLADEAALRRLPGIGPRRARAIVELRQRLGGFRRVEDLMRIRGLGRAAVRRLRPLVTVGAAAPPR; encoded by the coding sequence ATGCGGGCACACGATCAAGGGGAGGCCTCCGCATCGCGCGGGGGCCTCCCAGCCCGCGAGCCGCTGGCTCTCACGACTGCGTCGCCAACCGTGGCGGCGCGCATCGCCGGCGCCCTCGCTTCGTTCATCGGTCCCAAGGCCGCGCTCGCGCGCGTCGTGGGGCTCGTCGTCGCGCTCGTCGTACTTGGTGTCATGGGGCGTGTCCTCGGCGCGCAACCGGGACCCGCCGCAGCGCTCATGCCGGCGACTGACGCTGCCGCGGCGACGTTGACTCGCGCCGAATTAAGCGCGCCACCGCCGACCATCGCTCCGACGGGGACCGCTCCCATCGCCGCAGCTGTCGCTCCGGCCGATGCGGGCGCCTTCGCCGCGACCGCGAGTGCCTCGGTACCAGCCTCCCTTGGCGAAGACGCAGGGGCCCCGCTCGTCGATCTCAACCTTGCCGATGAAGCGGCGCTCCGTCGCTTGCCGGGCATCGGCCCGCGGCGCGCACGAGCCATCGTCGAGCTGCGGCAGCGGCTCGGGGGCTTTCGCCGCGTCGAAGACCTGATGCGCATTCGCGGCCTTGGCCGCGCCGCCGTTCGTCGCCTTCGACCGCTTGTCACGGTCGGGGCGGCGGCCCCGCCCCGCTAA
- a CDS encoding sigma-54-dependent Fis family transcriptional regulator, with protein MPTVLICDDDAAIRFALGEALSVLPVDVVSVATGQEAIAQAGDADVLITDLVMPEMDGFAVLGAIRKVEPELPVIMLTARGSERVAVQALKEGAYDYLTKPFGIDELRVSVTRALEARALRRSACELAAARVLGKPFVGQSPAFRHVLRDAQRVGRRDVTVLVRGETGTGKELLASVLHAASSRHRGPCVRFNCAALSENLAEAELFGHERGAFTGATSARPGYFRQAHGGTLVLDEVGELPLSVQGKLLRVLQEREVQPLGALRPVAVDVRVVACTHRDLRSDVVTGRFREDLLYRLAVVELTMPPLRERTSDIPLLTEVFRQRYAARFELTDVTFAPVLLSALASRPWPGNVRELENAVARLLALAEPGSVLDERALGMLEEHKGGPSSSMARAPADASTFRQQMSAFERGVLERALEETGGNQSEAARRLGISRMTLIEKMKRHGLR; from the coding sequence ATGCCCACGGTTCTCATTTGCGACGACGACGCCGCCATCCGTTTCGCCCTCGGCGAAGCGCTCAGCGTGCTTCCAGTGGACGTGGTCTCCGTCGCCACGGGCCAGGAGGCCATCGCGCAAGCCGGCGACGCCGATGTCCTCATCACCGATCTGGTCATGCCCGAGATGGACGGCTTCGCGGTCCTCGGCGCGATCAGGAAGGTGGAGCCCGAGCTGCCGGTGATCATGCTCACGGCGCGCGGCAGCGAGCGGGTCGCCGTGCAGGCACTCAAGGAGGGGGCCTACGACTACCTCACGAAGCCTTTCGGCATCGACGAGCTGCGCGTAAGCGTGACGCGCGCTCTCGAAGCGCGCGCCCTACGTCGTTCCGCGTGCGAGCTCGCCGCGGCGCGCGTTCTCGGAAAACCCTTCGTCGGTCAAAGCCCCGCGTTCCGACACGTTCTCCGCGACGCGCAGCGCGTCGGTCGACGCGACGTCACCGTCCTCGTGCGCGGGGAGACAGGCACGGGCAAGGAGCTCCTCGCGTCGGTGCTTCACGCGGCGAGCTCTCGTCACAGAGGACCTTGCGTTCGCTTCAATTGCGCGGCCCTCAGCGAGAACCTCGCCGAGGCAGAGTTGTTCGGTCACGAGCGCGGCGCCTTCACGGGCGCCACCTCCGCTCGCCCTGGCTACTTCCGCCAAGCGCACGGGGGCACGCTGGTGCTCGACGAAGTCGGCGAGCTGCCGTTGTCCGTTCAAGGGAAGCTCCTTCGCGTCCTCCAAGAACGTGAGGTGCAGCCGCTCGGAGCGTTACGCCCCGTCGCCGTCGACGTGCGGGTCGTCGCGTGCACGCACCGCGATCTGCGCAGCGACGTAGTCACCGGCCGCTTTCGCGAGGACCTGCTTTACCGACTCGCCGTCGTTGAGCTCACGATGCCCCCGCTTCGTGAGCGAACCAGCGACATTCCTCTGCTCACGGAGGTCTTTCGACAGCGCTACGCCGCACGATTCGAACTAACCGACGTGACCTTTGCACCGGTGCTTCTGAGCGCGCTCGCATCGAGGCCGTGGCCCGGCAATGTGCGCGAGCTCGAGAACGCCGTGGCGCGACTCCTCGCGCTCGCGGAGCCGGGCAGCGTCCTCGATGAGCGCGCGCTCGGCATGCTCGAGGAGCACAAGGGCGGACCATCAAGCTCGATGGCGCGAGCGCCGGCCGATGCCAGCACGTTCCGCCAGCAGATGAGCGCCTTCGAACGGGGCGTCCTCGAACGCGCGCTCGAGGAGACGGGCGGCAACCAGTCGGAAGCCGCACGTCGTCTCGGGATCTCCCGCATGACGCTCATCGAGAAGATGAAGCGTCACGGTTTGCGGTAG
- the murA gene encoding UDP-N-acetylglucosamine 1-carboxyvinyltransferase, with protein sequence MDAIRIRGGGPLRGTVRISGAKNAALPILCSTLLSDGESRLRNVPALRDIETTAALLRFLGRNVVVRAPEVVVGAGSDVRPEAPYELVKQMRASVLVLGPLLARFGRAKVSLPGGCAIGARPIDQHLKGLEAMGANIRLERGYVIAEGPNGGGRLRGAEIIFDIPTVTGTENIMMAAALAKGRSTLVNCAREPEVEELGRVLNKMGAEVTGAGTDTIHIVGCERGALEPFDHAIIPDRIEAGTYMIAAAMMPGGDVLVEGAEMADLEPLVLKMRAAGVEISAEGRAIRVVRKGALRPVNVTTAPHPGFPTDMQAQFLVLMSRAEGESVITETIFENRFMHVPELARMGANVTLRGNTAVVQGVPKLYGASVMATDLRASASLIIAGLVSEGETEVRRVYHLDRGYEHIEAKLGGLGAEIRRVAGAEA encoded by the coding sequence ATGGACGCCATCCGGATTCGTGGAGGAGGGCCCCTTCGAGGGACGGTGCGCATCAGCGGCGCGAAAAACGCGGCGCTCCCGATTCTGTGCTCGACCCTGCTTTCCGACGGCGAGAGCCGCCTCCGGAACGTGCCAGCCCTCCGCGACATTGAGACCACGGCCGCGCTCTTGCGGTTCCTCGGACGCAACGTCGTCGTGCGGGCGCCGGAGGTGGTCGTGGGCGCCGGCAGCGATGTCAGGCCGGAAGCGCCCTACGAGCTCGTCAAGCAGATGCGCGCGAGCGTCCTGGTCTTGGGCCCCCTGCTCGCCCGCTTCGGTCGCGCCAAGGTGAGCCTCCCGGGCGGCTGCGCCATCGGGGCTCGCCCCATCGACCAGCACCTGAAGGGCCTCGAGGCCATGGGCGCCAACATCCGCCTCGAGCGCGGGTATGTCATCGCCGAGGGTCCGAACGGCGGCGGGCGGCTGCGCGGCGCCGAGATCATCTTCGACATCCCGACGGTGACGGGCACCGAGAACATCATGATGGCGGCGGCCCTCGCGAAGGGTCGCTCGACGCTCGTGAACTGCGCGCGTGAACCCGAGGTCGAAGAGCTAGGCCGCGTGCTCAACAAGATGGGCGCCGAAGTGACCGGCGCCGGCACCGACACCATTCACATCGTCGGCTGCGAACGCGGCGCCCTCGAGCCCTTCGACCACGCGATCATTCCCGATCGCATCGAGGCCGGGACGTACATGATCGCCGCCGCCATGATGCCGGGCGGCGACGTCCTCGTCGAAGGCGCCGAGATGGCCGACCTCGAGCCGTTGGTGCTCAAGATGCGCGCCGCCGGCGTGGAGATCAGCGCCGAAGGCCGCGCCATCCGCGTCGTGCGCAAGGGCGCGCTCCGCCCCGTCAACGTCACGACGGCGCCGCACCCCGGCTTCCCGACGGACATGCAGGCGCAGTTTCTGGTGCTCATGAGCCGCGCCGAAGGCGAGAGCGTCATCACCGAGACGATCTTCGAGAACCGCTTCATGCACGTGCCCGAGCTGGCGCGTATGGGCGCCAACGTCACGCTTCGCGGCAACACGGCCGTCGTGCAAGGCGTGCCGAAGCTCTACGGCGCGAGCGTCATGGCGACCGACCTCCGCGCGAGCGCGTCGCTGATCATCGCGGGCCTCGTCTCCGAAGGCGAAACGGAAGTGCGCCGCGTCTATCACCTGGACCGTGGCTACGAGCACATCGAAGCGAAGCTCGGCGGCCTCGGTGCTGAGATTCGCCGCGTCGCGGGCGCCGAGGCCTGA